The following nucleotide sequence is from Phycisphaerales bacterium.
CGCCGCGCGTGCTCTTCAACAACCATCTCGACACGGTTCCCGTTGCGGAGGGCTGGAGCGGCGAGCCATTCCAATTGCGATTCGCGGATGATCAGGCCGTCGGCTTGGGCGCGTGCGATGTCAAGGGCGCGGCGGCGTGCTGGCTGGCTGCGGCCCGGGCAACCGATGCCGACGCGGCCATGCTCTTCACGACCGATGAAGAAGCCGGCCAGAGCGTGTGCGTTCGATCGTTCATCAAGGCCCGACGCGATCTGCTCAATTCATTCGATGCTGCGATCGTTGCTGAACCGACCGGCTGCCGGGCCGTGATGGCGCACCGCGGTTTGGCGACGGCTTCGGGCGTTTTTCTCGGCACGCCGGGTCACGGCTCGGCGGCCCGCGCGCTGCGCGACAGCGCCATCCACGAGGCCTGCCGCTGGGCCGCGTCTGCCATCGAGCACGCCCGCGGCTGGGAAGGCGCATCATTCGGCCCGCTCAACGGGGTGCGCTTCAACATCGGCACGTTCGAAGGCGGCGTGAAGGCGAACATGATCGCCGCCGAGGCCCGCGTCCGTTTCGGATTGCGCCCTCTGCCGGGCCAATCGAGCGATGACCTGATCCGCGCCTTTCAGGAGCGGGCGCTCGACGCCGGGCGCGTCCGCTGGAGCACGGGCTTTTCGGGTCCGTCGCTTCCGGCCGCGCCGGCTGATGTGGGGCAGGCCGTGGCAAAGGCGCAAGCGCTGGCGGAGCGCTTCGGCCTGCCGCCGGGCGAGCCGGTGGACTTCTGGTCGGAGGCGTCGCTGTTTTCCGAGGCGGGGTTGCCAAGCCTGGTCTTCGGCCCCGGCGACATCGCCCAGGCTCACCGGCCCGACGAGTCCATCCCGCTGGCCGACCTGCAAAGCGCCGCCGCGACCTATGCGCGGCTTCTATCATCCTGACTCGTTGGATTCAAAGTTTGCTTGCCCTCCGGTGCCGGCCCATGCGACAGACCCGCGAAATCATCACCACCCTGCTCTCGAACATCGGCTCGCGCAAGGAAGTCGATCAGTACCTCAAGCAGTTCAGCAGCGTGGACTCCAAGCGTTTCGCGGTCGTCAAGGTCGGCGGCGGCATCGTCACGCACCATCTCGAAGCGCTGACTTCGGCGCTGACGTTTCTGCACCACGTCGGCCTGTATCCCATCGTCCTCCACGGCGCCGGGCCGCAACTGGATGTGGCGCTCAAGGAAGCGGGGATCGAAACCAGCCGCATCGACGGCCTGCGCGTCACCACTCCCGCCGTGCTCGACGTGGCGCGCAAAGTCTTTCAACGCGAGAATCTCAAACTCGTCGAAGCGCTCGAGAACCTCGGCACGCGGGCCCGCCCCATTACCGCCGGCGTCTTCGAAGCCCGGCCGGTGCAGGACGAGCGCCTCGGCCTGGTTGGCGAAGTCACCGGCATCCACCTCGACGCGATCGATTCGAGCATCCGCTCGGGGCACCTGCCGATTCTCGCGTGCCTGGGCGAAACTTCGGGCGGGCAGATTCTCAACATCAACGCCGACGTGGCGGCGTCGGAGCTGGCGCTCAAACTCCAGCCGCACAAGATCATCTTCCTCACGCCCACGGGCGGGCTGCTCGACCAGCACGGGAGGATCATCCCGGCCATCAACCTCGCCGAGGAGTACGAGCACCTCATGAGCCAGGCGTGGCTCGGCGGCGGAATGCGGCTGAAGCTCAAAGAGATCAACGATCTGCTCGAACAGTTGCCGCATACTTCGTCGGTCTCGATTACCTCGCCCGAGCATCTCGCGCGCGAACTGTTCACGCATCGCGGCTCGGGCACGCTGGTGCGCGCCGGCGAGCGCGTCCGCTGCTACTCGTCGTTCGGCGAGGCGGATGAGCCGCGCCTGCGGGCTTTGGTTGAGAGCTGCTTTCAGCGGAAGCTCGACGACAACTACTTCGAAAAAAAGCAGTGCTACCGCCTCTATCTCTCTGACTCGTACCGCGCGACGGCGATTCTGACGCTCGAAGACGACATTCCCTACCTGGACAAGTTTGCCGTCACGAAGGAGGCGCAGGGCATCGGCCTGGGTGCCACGCTCTGGCTGCGCATGCGCGAGGACAATCCGAAGATGTTCTGGCGCAGCCGAACCGAGAATCCGATCAACCCGTGGTACTTCGAGAAGGCCGACGGCAGTTACCGCACGGAGAAGTGGACGGTGTTCTGGTACGGCCTGGACGGCTTTGCCGAGGTGCAGCACTGCATCGAAATGGCGCTGGCGATGCCGCCGTCGCTCATCGCCCACGGATCGGTCGAGCCGTGAGCGCCGGCAAGCGCACCAGCATCGGCGTGGTCGGCGCACGCGGCTACGTGGGCGGCGAACTCGTGCGCCTGATCGCGGCCCATCCCCATCTCGAAATTGCGTTCGTCAGTTCGCGTTCCACCGCCGGACAGGATGTTGCAGCACACGTGAGAGGCGCGCCCGCCGGGCTGAAGTTCAGCAGCCTCGACGCGCCCGAAGTCGCGGCTTCGTCGGCGGATGTCATCATCCTGGCGCTACCCAACGGGGAGGCGCACCGCTACGTCGCCGCGATCGACGCCGGCGATCGCCCGGATCGAGTCATCGTTGACGTCAGCGCCGATTATCGATTCGACGATAGTTGGGTCTACGGCCAGCCGGAGCGCTTTAGGGAACGCATTCGCGGCGCCCGGCGCATTTCCAATCCCGGCTGCTACGCCACCGCCGCGCAGCTCGCCATCGCGCCGATGCTCGATGCGCTGGGCGGCCCGGCGACGGTGTTCGGCGTGTCGGGCTACAGCGGCGCGGGCGCCACGCCCTCGGACAAGAACAACCCTGAAATTCTCCGCGATAATCTGCTGCCCTATTCGTTGACCGGCCACATCCACGAGCGCGAAGTGGCGCGGCACACCGGCTGGCCGGTGCACTTCCTGCCGCACGTTGCGCCGTTCTTCCGCGGCATCACGGTTACGGTTTCGCTGCCTCTGGCCCGTGCCATCACCACTGAAGAGATGCAGCAGCGCTACGAGCGAGCCTATGGCCATGAGCCACTCATCCGCCTGACAGCCAGTCCGCCACTCGTTCGCGATATCGCCGATCGGCACGAAGTCTGCATCGGCGGCTGGGCGGTGGGCGATGAGCCGCTTCGCGCTGCCGTCATTGCGACGATCGACAACCTGCTCAAGGGCGCCGCCACGCAAGCCATACAGAACGTCAACCTTGCCTGCGGCTTCGATGAGCTGGAGGGCATCGCCAATGGCTGAACAGCCTCTCTGGGACAAGGGCGGCGCGAGCATCGACGAGCGCCTCATGCGGTTCCTCGCCGGCGAAGACGTGCGGCTCGACCAGCACCTGCTGCCTTACGACATCCGCGCATCAATCGCGCATGTGAATGGGCTGCATCGCATCGGCATTCTCGACGGCAAGGAGACCAAAGCGCTCGTCGCCGCGCTCGAAAGCCTGCGGCAACTCGTCGCAGCCGGCCAGTTCGTGCTCGACGATCGCTACGAAGACGGCCACTCCGCCATCGAAGCGCACCTCACCGAGCAACTCGGCGACATCGGCCGCAAGGTGCACACCGGCCGCAGCCGCAACGACCAGGTGCTCGTCGCTACGCGTCTGTATCTGCGCGACCAGCTCGACCGGCTCACCGCGCTGGCGCTGGACACCGCTGAGATGTTCCTTGAGCGCGCCAAAGCCGACGCGGCCACGCCGATGCCCGGTTACACGCATCTGCAGCGGGCCGTGCCTTCGACGGTCGGCCTGTGGTGCGCCGCGTTTACCGAGTCGTTCAGCGACATCGCCGCACTCGCCCAAGGCATGCGCCGCTGGATCGACGCAAGCCCGCTGGGCACCGCGGCGGGCTACGGCGTGAATCTGGATCTCGATCGGCAGGGCGTCGCCGATGAACTCGGCTTCACGCGCGTGCAGATCAACGCCATGTACGCCCAGAACAGCCGGGGCCGCTTCGAGCTGGGTGCGATGCATGCGCTGCACCAGGCGCTGCTCGAAGTGCGCCGCTTCGCGTGGGACCTGAGCCTCTTTACGACCGAGGAGTTCGGCTTCGTCGCGCTGCCGCAGCGCTTCACGACGGGCAGCTCCATCATGCCCAACAAGCGCAACCCTGATGTCGTCGAACTGCTCCGAGCGTCGTGCGGCGTGGTCGAAGGCGCGGTGGCGGAACTTGCCGCCGTCTTGTCTCTTCCCAGCGGCTATCAGCGCGACCTGCAGGCGACCAAGGAACCGATGATCCGTGCATTCTCGCGCGGCCTGGCGG
It contains:
- a CDS encoding acetylornithine deacetylase, which produces MTSPLLNSALDLLGDLVAVNTTNPPRDSQRAGQALAIARAALDESGFTCEMMDFGEGCLALLAIRGTPRVLFNNHLDTVPVAEGWSGEPFQLRFADDQAVGLGACDVKGAAACWLAAARATDADAAMLFTTDEEAGQSVCVRSFIKARRDLLNSFDAAIVAEPTGCRAVMAHRGLATASGVFLGTPGHGSAARALRDSAIHEACRWAASAIEHARGWEGASFGPLNGVRFNIGTFEGGVKANMIAAEARVRFGLRPLPGQSSDDLIRAFQERALDAGRVRWSTGFSGPSLPAAPADVGQAVAKAQALAERFGLPPGEPVDFWSEASLFSEAGLPSLVFGPGDIAQAHRPDESIPLADLQSAAATYARLLSS
- a CDS encoding acetylglutamate kinase produces the protein MRQTREIITTLLSNIGSRKEVDQYLKQFSSVDSKRFAVVKVGGGIVTHHLEALTSALTFLHHVGLYPIVLHGAGPQLDVALKEAGIETSRIDGLRVTTPAVLDVARKVFQRENLKLVEALENLGTRARPITAGVFEARPVQDERLGLVGEVTGIHLDAIDSSIRSGHLPILACLGETSGGQILNINADVAASELALKLQPHKIIFLTPTGGLLDQHGRIIPAINLAEEYEHLMSQAWLGGGMRLKLKEINDLLEQLPHTSSVSITSPEHLARELFTHRGSGTLVRAGERVRCYSSFGEADEPRLRALVESCFQRKLDDNYFEKKQCYRLYLSDSYRATAILTLEDDIPYLDKFAVTKEAQGIGLGATLWLRMREDNPKMFWRSRTENPINPWYFEKADGSYRTEKWTVFWYGLDGFAEVQHCIEMALAMPPSLIAHGSVEP
- a CDS encoding N-acetyl-gamma-glutamyl-phosphate reductase, which gives rise to MSAGKRTSIGVVGARGYVGGELVRLIAAHPHLEIAFVSSRSTAGQDVAAHVRGAPAGLKFSSLDAPEVAASSADVIILALPNGEAHRYVAAIDAGDRPDRVIVDVSADYRFDDSWVYGQPERFRERIRGARRISNPGCYATAAQLAIAPMLDALGGPATVFGVSGYSGAGATPSDKNNPEILRDNLLPYSLTGHIHEREVARHTGWPVHFLPHVAPFFRGITVTVSLPLARAITTEEMQQRYERAYGHEPLIRLTASPPLVRDIADRHEVCIGGWAVGDEPLRAAVIATIDNLLKGAATQAIQNVNLACGFDELEGIANG
- the argH gene encoding argininosuccinate lyase, with the protein product MAEQPLWDKGGASIDERLMRFLAGEDVRLDQHLLPYDIRASIAHVNGLHRIGILDGKETKALVAALESLRQLVAAGQFVLDDRYEDGHSAIEAHLTEQLGDIGRKVHTGRSRNDQVLVATRLYLRDQLDRLTALALDTAEMFLERAKADAATPMPGYTHLQRAVPSTVGLWCAAFTESFSDIAALAQGMRRWIDASPLGTAAGYGVNLDLDRQGVADELGFTRVQINAMYAQNSRGRFELGAMHALHQALLEVRRFAWDLSLFTTEEFGFVALPQRFTTGSSIMPNKRNPDVVELLRASCGVVEGAVAELAAVLSLPSGYQRDLQATKEPMIRAFSRGLAALAIVPDLVASMEFDRPRMREAITPAMFATDRAIQLAAEGVPFREAYRQVGREIEAMRDLPIEQSIAQRTSLGGSGNLGLDVLRQRLDSLRA